The following coding sequences are from one Halomonas sp. HAL1 window:
- the pstA gene encoding phosphate ABC transporter permease PstA has product MSHTFDEISQQLKRRHRKSARLKWISMGSLGLAGLFLVLFFADMLSKGLPAFQQAYIQTEISYTEEAQTDGRQAFDQELLPLISRTAVRVIPMELRNNPGMIGTSEAQWVLANSEVDQYLKGHRNRLSEEEQAALDERVEAGQVDLRFNSTFFGSGDSKIAENAGILSAVVGTVMTMIVTLAISFPIGVMTAVYLEEFAPDNRFTQAIEININNLAAIPSILFGLLGLAIFINFFGVPRSSPLAGGMTLALMTLPVIIISTRTALRSVPDSIRHAAFGVGCSRWQVVRDHVLPLAMPGIMTGSIIGLAQAMGETAPLIIVGMVAFIPDVGASFTEAATVMPAQIFTWSGEPEQAFVEKTAGGILVLLTILISLNAFAVVLRKKFERRW; this is encoded by the coding sequence ATGAGCCATACTTTTGACGAAATCAGCCAGCAGCTTAAGCGGCGTCACCGTAAGTCTGCCCGCCTTAAATGGATATCAATGGGATCGTTGGGCTTGGCAGGCCTGTTTCTGGTGCTGTTTTTTGCCGATATGCTGAGCAAGGGGTTGCCAGCCTTTCAGCAGGCGTATATCCAGACCGAGATTAGTTACACCGAAGAAGCGCAAACCGATGGACGGCAGGCGTTTGACCAAGAGTTGCTACCGTTAATCAGTCGCACGGCGGTGCGAGTAATTCCCATGGAGTTGCGCAATAACCCTGGGATGATTGGTACCAGCGAAGCGCAGTGGGTGTTGGCAAACAGTGAAGTTGACCAGTACCTGAAGGGGCACCGAAATCGCCTGAGTGAAGAAGAGCAAGCCGCTCTTGATGAGCGTGTTGAAGCAGGCCAGGTGGATCTTCGCTTCAATAGCACCTTTTTTGGCTCTGGGGATTCCAAAATCGCCGAGAATGCCGGTATTTTATCGGCAGTGGTCGGCACCGTGATGACCATGATCGTAACGCTGGCGATTTCATTTCCTATCGGGGTAATGACAGCGGTTTATTTGGAAGAGTTTGCGCCGGATAACCGTTTTACCCAGGCGATTGAAATTAATATCAATAACCTGGCCGCCATCCCTTCGATCTTGTTCGGCTTGTTAGGTTTGGCGATCTTTATCAACTTCTTCGGTGTGCCACGTTCATCGCCGTTGGCCGGTGGTATGACGCTAGCGCTGATGACGTTGCCGGTGATCATTATCTCAACGCGAACCGCATTACGTAGCGTGCCGGACTCCATACGCCATGCCGCCTTTGGGGTGGGCTGTTCGCGCTGGCAAGTGGTACGCGACCACGTTCTGCCGTTGGCAATGCCGGGCATTATGACAGGCTCCATCATTGGGCTTGCTCAGGCGATGGGTGAAACAGCACCGCTAATTATCGTCGGGATGGTGGCATTTATTCCTGATGTCGGCGCGTCCTTTACTGAAGCGGCCACCGTTATGCCCGCGCAAATATTTACTTGGTCAGGCGAGCCTGAACAGGCGTTTGTAGAAAAAACAGCCGGCGGTATTTTGGTGCTACTCACCATACTCATCTCACTCAACGCTTTTGCCGTTGTGCTACGTAAGAAATTTGAGCGCCGCTGGTAG